A region of Streptomyces sp. WMMC500 DNA encodes the following proteins:
- a CDS encoding PP2C family protein-serine/threonine phosphatase has protein sequence MQPVREDGGQGGDRLGGDRRGGGRRRGDRRGSGGTDGGGRRLFRKKAGPYAEGPADRDDSPALELPARPPSRADVASTGERRVGWALRWLPAMLILIGAVFYWVTPEGLTSSPFFESAPLVAAGLLSLRATVLTAVIAIIVNVVLEIGNGTADYSESIIEMISQCVIGGLAIGMNVLIMRNYRRLTSARHVAVAAQRAVLPNPPAGFGPLLVAARYRAADADARIGGDLYAVQESPYGVRCIVGDVRGKGLEAVESVAVVIGAFREAAEEEPGLAGVARRLERALQRQETGRSGLDRVEGFTTAVLAQVDRDCGRLRLLNRGHPAPMLLGADGAARMLHPREHALPLGMGELGTWPDELLEVPFPPGSALVLFTDGVTEARNKAGVFYDPLTRLGGQVFDGPHEVLDTLLDDVTRYTGGRVADDMALFSLARSRTPSGTPPAPPSHAHAP, from the coding sequence GTGCAGCCGGTGCGGGAGGACGGCGGGCAGGGCGGCGACCGGCTGGGCGGCGACCGGCGTGGCGGCGGCCGGCGGCGCGGCGACCGGCGGGGCAGCGGCGGTACGGACGGGGGCGGGCGCCGCCTGTTCCGGAAGAAGGCCGGCCCGTACGCCGAAGGCCCCGCCGACCGCGACGACAGCCCGGCGCTGGAGCTGCCGGCCCGGCCGCCCTCGCGGGCCGACGTGGCCAGCACCGGCGAGCGGCGCGTGGGATGGGCGCTGCGCTGGCTGCCGGCGATGCTGATCCTCATCGGTGCGGTGTTCTACTGGGTCACGCCGGAGGGCCTGACCTCGTCCCCGTTCTTCGAGTCCGCGCCGCTGGTCGCCGCGGGGCTGCTGTCGCTGCGCGCGACCGTGCTCACCGCCGTGATCGCGATCATCGTCAACGTCGTGCTGGAGATCGGCAACGGCACGGCGGACTACAGCGAGTCCATCATCGAGATGATCTCGCAGTGCGTGATCGGCGGCCTGGCCATCGGCATGAACGTCCTGATCATGCGCAACTACCGGCGGCTGACCTCCGCCCGCCACGTCGCCGTCGCCGCCCAGCGCGCCGTGCTGCCGAACCCGCCGGCCGGCTTCGGCCCCCTTCTGGTCGCCGCCCGCTACCGGGCCGCCGACGCCGACGCCCGGATCGGCGGGGACCTCTACGCCGTGCAGGAGAGCCCGTACGGCGTGCGCTGCATCGTCGGCGACGTACGCGGCAAGGGGCTGGAGGCGGTGGAGTCCGTGGCCGTCGTCATCGGCGCCTTCCGGGAGGCGGCCGAGGAGGAGCCGGGGCTCGCCGGGGTGGCGCGGCGGCTGGAGCGCGCGCTGCAGCGCCAGGAGACGGGGCGCAGCGGTCTCGACCGGGTGGAGGGGTTCACGACGGCGGTGCTGGCGCAGGTCGACCGCGACTGCGGCAGGCTGCGGCTGCTCAACCGCGGCCATCCGGCACCCATGCTGCTGGGTGCCGACGGCGCGGCGCGCATGCTGCACCCGCGCGAGCACGCGCTGCCGCTGGGCATGGGCGAACTGGGCACGTGGCCGGACGAGCTGCTGGAGGTGCCGTTCCCGCCGGGCTCCGCCCTCGTCCTGTTCACCGACGGCGTGACGGAGGCGCGGAACAAGGCGGGCGTCTTCTACGACCCGCTGACCCGGCTGGGCGGTCAGGTCTTCGACGGCCCGCATGAGGTGCTGGACACTCTCCTGGACGACGTGACCCGCTACACCGGCGGACGGGTCGCGGACGACATGGCGCTGTTCTCCCTCGCCCGCTCCCGTACCCCGTCCGGCACGCCGCCGGCCCCGCCCTCGCATGCACACGCTCCGTAG
- a CDS encoding DUF397 domain-containing protein — MITTPQWVKSSYSNGEGGGCIEWAPTVASSGVVPVRDSKDPGGPTLAFSAAGWRAFVASVRAGEFAEGL, encoded by the coding sequence ATGATCACCACTCCCCAGTGGGTCAAGTCCAGCTACAGCAACGGCGAGGGCGGCGGCTGCATCGAGTGGGCGCCGACCGTCGCGTCGTCCGGTGTCGTTCCCGTGCGGGACAGCAAGGACCCGGGCGGGCCTACCCTCGCTTTCTCTGCCGCGGGGTGGCGGGCCTTCGTTGCAAGCGTTCGAGCCGGCGAGTTCGCCGAGGGCCTCTGA
- a CDS encoding VOC family protein has protein sequence MDAYVRNIVLDCADARELADFYTRLLGMRVIRDDWMVIAKDEDSFPRLAFEEVPGYRPPLWPDFERAYPQQMHICFGVDDSAAAGELALRLGATRLSEEGGSCPVFADPAGHPFCLCGPGE, from the coding sequence ATGGACGCCTACGTCAGGAACATCGTGCTCGACTGCGCCGACGCCCGCGAGCTTGCCGACTTCTACACGCGGTTGCTCGGCATGCGGGTCATTCGCGACGACTGGATGGTGATCGCCAAGGACGAGGACAGCTTTCCACGGCTGGCATTCGAGGAGGTGCCGGGCTACCGGCCGCCGCTCTGGCCCGACTTCGAGCGCGCGTATCCCCAGCAGATGCACATCTGCTTCGGCGTCGACGACTCGGCCGCGGCGGGCGAGCTGGCGCTGCGGCTCGGGGCCACGCGGCTCTCCGAAGAAGGCGGGAGCTGCCCGGTGTTCGCCGACCCGGCCGGGCATCCGTTCTGTCTCTGCGGTCCCGGGGAGTAG
- a CDS encoding ATP-binding protein, which yields MHKTDRPDQTVWGKCVVRKRWELDFPACPEEVAGLRRVLQRHLRLWGLPHVVHAAQLCATELVTNVVSHVGAGVPVTLTTSMRDTRLRLELHDPGTNSVPIPAKPAPDDETGRGLLLVAATAADWGVDLRDDGKTTWVELATGLDSPTAHAGGDRVTAAEALLILYRQQHHRTCYADSPLSAALLEDAATHLIADVLCWLAAHGYDHDEVLCRAEERVLKHA from the coding sequence ATGCACAAGACCGACCGCCCCGATCAGACTGTGTGGGGCAAGTGCGTGGTGCGCAAGCGCTGGGAACTGGACTTCCCCGCCTGCCCCGAGGAGGTCGCCGGGCTACGCCGCGTCCTCCAACGCCACTTGCGGCTCTGGGGCTTGCCGCACGTGGTTCACGCTGCCCAGCTCTGCGCGACCGAACTCGTCACCAACGTCGTCTCGCACGTAGGCGCCGGTGTCCCGGTCACGCTCACGACCTCGATGCGCGACACCCGCCTCCGCCTCGAACTCCACGACCCCGGTACGAACTCGGTCCCGATCCCGGCCAAGCCCGCCCCCGACGACGAAACCGGCCGTGGCCTACTCCTTGTCGCTGCCACAGCCGCCGACTGGGGCGTGGATCTTCGTGACGACGGCAAAACCACCTGGGTGGAACTGGCAACGGGCCTCGACTCACCAACCGCCCACGCCGGCGGCGACCGCGTCACCGCCGCCGAAGCCCTCCTCATCCTCTACCGCCAGCAACACCACCGCACCTGCTACGCCGACTCTCCGCTGAGTGCGGCGCTCCTCGAAGACGCCGCAACCCACCTGATCGCCGATGTCCTCTGCTGGCTGGCAGCCCATGGCTACGACCACGACGAAGTGTTGTGCCGCGCTGAAGAACGGGTGCTCAAGCATGCCTAA
- a CDS encoding helix-turn-helix transcriptional regulator, with translation MAQRPRELTPDRSARHLFGFEMRRCREQAGMSLEGLAEVVKYSRSHLARIEVAAYMPPPDLAGALDAALGTDGTFQRLYALARHEVHPDQFRRRMELEARARIIAEFAGLIVPGLIQTEEYARAIFEARKPRASNDEVEQLVSARMARQALLRADPPPEFSAILDEAVLRRPVGGSVVMGRQLERLVELSHTDATVVQVLPFAHGEHTLLGGALALFTLDGGRGVAYEEGIGTGNLLEDPEVFDDRRRAYDLLRAYALSPTDSADLIRSVREALP, from the coding sequence ATGGCACAACGACCACGCGAACTGACCCCTGACCGATCGGCACGCCACCTCTTCGGCTTCGAAATGCGCCGCTGTCGTGAACAGGCAGGCATGAGCCTCGAAGGGCTCGCCGAAGTGGTGAAGTACAGCCGCAGCCACTTAGCACGGATCGAGGTAGCCGCGTACATGCCACCGCCTGACCTGGCTGGGGCACTAGATGCTGCCTTAGGGACGGATGGAACCTTCCAGCGGCTTTACGCGCTCGCCAGACACGAGGTGCACCCGGACCAGTTCCGCCGACGGATGGAGTTGGAGGCGCGGGCGCGCATCATTGCGGAGTTCGCGGGGCTGATCGTGCCCGGGTTGATCCAGACGGAGGAGTACGCCCGCGCCATCTTCGAGGCGCGCAAGCCGCGGGCTTCAAACGACGAGGTCGAGCAATTGGTGTCCGCCCGCATGGCGCGGCAGGCACTGCTGCGCGCTGACCCGCCTCCGGAGTTCTCGGCCATCCTGGATGAGGCAGTGCTGCGTCGACCAGTGGGCGGGTCTGTCGTGATGGGCCGACAACTGGAGCGGCTGGTCGAGTTGTCGCATACCGACGCCACGGTGGTGCAGGTGCTGCCCTTCGCCCACGGAGAGCACACGCTGCTGGGTGGCGCATTGGCTCTGTTCACTCTCGACGGCGGCAGGGGCGTCGCGTATGAGGAGGGTATTGGGACAGGCAACCTGCTCGAAGATCCAGAGGTGTTCGATGACCGCCGACGCGCCTACGATCTGCTTCGGGCGTACGCCCTGTCCCCGACCGACTCCGCGGATCTCATCCGCTCTGTAAGGGAGGCGCTTCCCTGA
- the lhgO gene encoding L-2-hydroxyglutarate oxidase yields the protein MADDCDVLVIGAGIVGLSTAYALTRAAPGIRVLVLEKEPGPAQHQTGRNSGVIHSGLYYRPDSLKARYAVRGAAEIVEFCAEHGLPHAVTGKIVVATDRDELPRLHALAQRGRENGIPVRELGPAQITEYEPHVRGLAALHVATTGVCDFRAVARTLAELARDAGAEVRYGAEVRVIARRPGPARSANGTPPGTLSAARGISPARPGVAVRTAAGDVVRARALVNCAGLYSDQIARLAGDPPGLRIVPFRGEYYELAPHAADLVSGLVYPVPDPAFPFLGVHLTRGIDGAVHLGPNAVPALAREGYSRTSLSPRDAAATFAYPGSWRIARRHWRYGAGELRRSLSRRAFTEAVRRLLPAVDEQDLRPAQAGVRAQAVLPDGTLVDDFRFAAGPRTIHVLNAPSPAATASLPIGREIARRTLALL from the coding sequence ATGGCCGACGACTGCGACGTACTCGTGATCGGAGCCGGCATCGTCGGCCTCTCCACGGCATACGCGCTCACCCGTGCCGCCCCCGGCATCCGCGTCCTCGTCCTGGAGAAGGAGCCCGGCCCGGCCCAGCACCAGACCGGGCGCAACAGCGGCGTGATCCACAGCGGGCTGTACTACCGGCCGGACTCGCTCAAGGCGCGCTACGCGGTGCGGGGCGCCGCCGAGATCGTCGAGTTCTGCGCCGAGCACGGCCTGCCGCACGCGGTCACCGGGAAGATCGTCGTCGCCACGGACCGGGACGAGCTGCCGCGCCTGCACGCCCTCGCGCAGCGCGGGCGCGAGAACGGCATCCCGGTGCGCGAGCTGGGGCCGGCGCAGATCACGGAGTACGAGCCGCACGTGCGCGGGCTGGCGGCGCTGCACGTGGCGACGACGGGGGTGTGCGACTTCCGGGCGGTGGCGCGGACTCTGGCGGAGCTGGCGCGGGACGCGGGCGCGGAGGTGCGGTACGGCGCGGAGGTACGGGTGATCGCCCGGCGGCCGGGCCCGGCCCGTAGCGCCAACGGCACACCCCCCGGCACCCTCTCCGCCGCGCGCGGCATCTCCCCCGCGCGCCCGGGTGTCGCCGTCCGTACCGCCGCCGGCGACGTCGTTCGCGCCCGCGCCCTCGTCAACTGCGCCGGCCTGTACTCCGACCAGATCGCCCGCCTCGCCGGCGACCCCCCCGGGCTGCGCATCGTCCCGTTCCGCGGCGAGTACTACGAGCTGGCCCCGCACGCCGCCGACCTCGTCAGCGGCCTCGTCTACCCCGTCCCCGACCCCGCGTTCCCCTTCCTCGGCGTCCACCTCACCCGCGGCATCGACGGCGCCGTCCACCTCGGCCCCAACGCCGTCCCCGCGCTGGCCCGGGAGGGCTACAGCCGCACGAGCCTCAGCCCGCGCGACGCCGCGGCCACGTTCGCGTACCCCGGAAGCTGGCGCATAGCCCGCCGCCACTGGCGCTACGGCGCCGGCGAACTCCGCCGCTCCCTCTCCCGCAGGGCCTTCACCGAGGCGGTACGGCGGCTGCTGCCCGCGGTCGACGAGCAGGACCTGCGCCCGGCGCAGGCGGGGGTGCGGGCGCAGGCGGTGCTGCCGGACGGGACGCTGGTGGACGACTTCCGCTTCGCGGCCGGCCCGCGGACCATCCACGTACTGAACGCGCCGTCCCCCGCGGCGACGGCGTCCCTGCCGATCGGCAGGGAGATCGCCCGCAGGACACTCGCCCTCCTGTGA
- the trmB gene encoding tRNA (guanosine(46)-N7)-methyltransferase TrmB, whose amino-acid sequence MSDHHPDQRDRPQPRFPDGPAPAPAGPHNERRIRSFVPRRSRVTLAQGEALRRLWPKWGFDIDGTYVLDLDDLFDGLPVVLEIGFGMGEATAEMAAADPATGVLAVDVHTPGQGNLLRLMEQRGLTNVRIGNGDAVILLREMLPPAALAGMRIYFPDPWPKKRHHKRRLIQPEFLALAASRMAPGAVLHCATDWEPYAEWMLETLEESPHFENAHPGGGYAPRPDFRPRTRFEGQGLGKGHIVNDLLFRRIGDK is encoded by the coding sequence GTGTCCGACCACCATCCCGATCAGCGCGATCGTCCCCAGCCCAGGTTCCCCGACGGCCCCGCCCCCGCGCCCGCCGGGCCGCACAACGAGCGCCGCATCCGCTCCTTCGTCCCGCGCCGCAGTCGCGTGACGCTCGCGCAGGGCGAGGCCCTCAGGCGGCTCTGGCCGAAGTGGGGCTTCGACATCGACGGGACGTACGTCCTCGATCTCGACGACCTCTTCGACGGCCTCCCGGTGGTCCTCGAAATCGGCTTCGGCATGGGCGAGGCGACCGCCGAGATGGCCGCCGCCGACCCCGCCACCGGCGTCCTCGCCGTCGACGTCCACACCCCCGGCCAGGGCAACCTGCTGCGGCTCATGGAGCAGCGCGGGCTGACGAACGTACGCATCGGCAACGGCGACGCCGTCATCCTCCTCCGCGAGATGCTGCCCCCGGCCGCGCTCGCGGGCATGCGGATCTACTTCCCGGACCCGTGGCCCAAGAAGCGGCACCACAAGCGCCGGCTCATCCAGCCGGAGTTCCTGGCGCTGGCGGCCTCCCGGATGGCGCCGGGTGCGGTACTGCACTGCGCGACGGACTGGGAGCCGTACGCGGAGTGGATGCTGGAGACGCTGGAGGAGTCGCCGCACTTCGAGAACGCCCACCCCGGCGGCGGCTACGCGCCGCGTCCGGACTTCCGCCCGCGCACGCGCTTCGAGGGACAAGGGCTCGGAAAGGGGCACATCGTGAACGATCTGCTCTTCCGCCGCATCGGAGATAAATAG
- a CDS encoding M23 family metallopeptidase: MASYRPGPGYGHGYDDYGYDGYAPAGSAPEGYAPVGYAAEEPVYAAGEPVYAAEEPVDEVFPEDGLPSRGRRRLPRQRGGSMARSGAVLGVGVFAAVGAGSMATAQEKPPVAISMPDQVDAVTSEISAQLPDAESLPGVGELIPSKEEPVSDDTVVTTAPLTQVSYASDTGSGTATPAADSGEALRARILQQADQQQAEADAAARAAAEAEAAKQAAEEAAEAKAAEEERQRRIEEERRRKAEEEARRKAEAERLAKLAASYVAPLANYTLTSTFGESGDMWAAGHTGQDFAASTGTPVKAVHGGTITEAGWAGSYGYRIVLTLEDGTEIWYCHLSSIIQSSGEVTTADVIGRVGATGNVTGPHLHLEVRPGGGDAVDPLAWLRNNGAPV; the protein is encoded by the coding sequence GTGGCGTCCTACAGGCCTGGGCCTGGCTACGGCCATGGCTATGACGATTACGGCTACGACGGCTATGCGCCCGCCGGCAGCGCCCCCGAGGGATACGCGCCGGTCGGCTACGCCGCCGAAGAGCCGGTCTACGCCGCCGGAGAACCGGTCTACGCCGCCGAAGAGCCGGTCGACGAAGTCTTCCCCGAGGACGGCCTTCCCTCCCGCGGCCGCCGGCGCCTCCCCCGGCAGCGCGGCGGCAGCATGGCGCGCAGCGGCGCCGTACTCGGCGTAGGCGTCTTCGCCGCCGTCGGCGCGGGCAGCATGGCCACGGCGCAGGAGAAGCCGCCGGTCGCGATATCCATGCCCGACCAGGTCGACGCCGTCACGAGCGAGATCAGCGCCCAACTCCCGGACGCGGAGAGCCTGCCGGGCGTCGGCGAGCTGATACCGAGCAAGGAAGAGCCCGTCTCCGACGACACCGTCGTCACCACCGCACCGCTCACCCAGGTCAGCTACGCCAGCGACACCGGCTCCGGCACCGCGACCCCGGCCGCCGACTCCGGCGAGGCCCTGCGGGCGCGCATCCTTCAGCAGGCCGACCAGCAGCAGGCGGAGGCCGACGCTGCGGCCCGCGCCGCCGCCGAGGCCGAGGCCGCCAAGCAGGCGGCCGAGGAGGCCGCCGAGGCGAAGGCGGCGGAAGAGGAGCGCCAGCGCCGTATCGAGGAGGAGCGCCGCCGCAAGGCGGAAGAGGAGGCCCGCCGCAAGGCGGAGGCCGAGCGCCTCGCCAAGCTCGCCGCGAGCTACGTCGCCCCCCTCGCCAACTACACCCTCACCTCGACGTTCGGCGAGTCCGGCGACATGTGGGCCGCGGGCCACACGGGCCAGGACTTCGCCGCCTCCACCGGCACCCCGGTCAAGGCCGTGCACGGCGGCACCATCACCGAGGCCGGCTGGGCCGGCTCGTACGGCTACCGCATCGTCCTCACGCTCGAGGACGGCACCGAGATCTGGTACTGCCACCTGTCCTCCATCATCCAGTCCTCCGGCGAGGTCACGACCGCCGACGTCATCGGGCGCGTGGGCGCCACGGGCAACGTCACCGGCCCGCACCTGCACCTGGAGGTCCGACCCGGCGGCGGGGACGCAGTGGACCCGCTCGCCTGGCTGCGCAACAACGGCGCCCCGGTCTGA
- a CDS encoding YDG/SRA domain-containing protein has translation MSRESKGPYFGAPSGVEVGDWFKGHRELYEAGVHRGLGQGISGGATHGVDSIVLSGGYTDDRLTDEEIIYTGKGGRDEATRRQVADQSMATPGNAGLFLSYVMDYPIRVIQGLDIRHGKATGGYLYRGLWHVIDAWSTTGVDGFRIYQFQLKEIRAAAERSSAGPQEAPGYLEITRRVRKLLEQRRIVHDSQTADMVKKQNDHTCQVCRTRLTVSPDGTPYSEAVHIHEVGEPHRGPDKPENMLCLCPNCRVKFERGALHLTDSFQVVNSLTGSIISNLRQTEGHRIGIEYVRHHRARWVPEQTTSTGA, from the coding sequence ATGTCCAGGGAGTCAAAGGGTCCATACTTCGGTGCCCCGTCAGGAGTTGAAGTTGGCGACTGGTTCAAAGGCCATCGCGAACTCTATGAGGCGGGGGTACATCGTGGGCTCGGACAGGGGATCTCGGGCGGTGCGACTCATGGCGTGGATTCCATCGTCCTCTCGGGCGGATACACCGATGATCGATTGACTGACGAGGAGATCATCTACACCGGCAAGGGAGGGCGCGATGAAGCCACAAGACGCCAAGTCGCGGATCAGTCGATGGCCACCCCAGGGAACGCCGGCTTGTTCCTGTCCTACGTGATGGACTATCCAATCCGCGTCATCCAAGGACTAGACATCAGGCACGGAAAAGCAACTGGCGGGTACCTCTACCGAGGGTTGTGGCACGTCATTGACGCGTGGTCGACAACTGGGGTCGACGGGTTTCGGATCTACCAATTCCAGCTCAAGGAGATAAGGGCAGCCGCAGAAAGGAGTTCGGCAGGCCCCCAAGAGGCACCTGGCTACCTCGAAATCACCAGGCGTGTCCGCAAACTTCTAGAGCAGCGGAGAATCGTCCACGACTCGCAAACTGCCGACATGGTAAAGAAGCAGAATGACCATACATGTCAGGTATGCCGAACACGACTGACGGTTTCCCCAGACGGCACACCGTACAGCGAAGCCGTGCACATCCATGAGGTCGGTGAACCCCATCGCGGCCCGGACAAGCCAGAGAACATGCTATGCCTTTGCCCAAACTGTCGCGTTAAGTTCGAACGCGGAGCCCTGCATCTGACAGATTCCTTCCAAGTCGTCAACAGCTTGACCGGAAGCATTATCAGCAATCTACGGCAAACCGAGGGCCACCGGATCGGCATCGAGTACGTCCGACACCATCGAGCGCGGTGGGTGCCCGAACAGACAACGAGTACCGGAGCATAG
- a CDS encoding PrsW family intramembrane metalloprotease — protein sequence MQDEGAQLMSRPREPEEFGPRPVYEDARPKPAAPVPPTPRRFWRRRGVRIGAVATVLTLAGLAILALVWLETGTHGMLVGSGLALLPVPLLIAGFLWLDRVAPGPWRYRIFAFAWGAFAATLVAMLANTFAARWIATGLPTASSREADLWGMAVVAPVVEETAKAAAILLLFLFRRHYFAGLVDGLVLAGIIGTGFAFTENILYLGRAYEENQTFGDSGPLATVTVTFIARVVFSPFAHPLFTAMGGIGFGLAAMTLASQRVRRVLLPTAGLLLAIALHSLWNGSAVMNGFAFLGAYAFVMAPVFGLVVWLSVWSRGGKLRTIRAQLPAYTHAGWLVPAEPVALSSFRTRKLARTFARQAHGEEARRAVADYTRSATTLALLRAQATRGHPPKDYAEREQALLARMWSTKAVAQPALTRAAYTTTPPHPPHWPMPGATRVPGHPPHGGKPVPPPPTRG from the coding sequence GTGCAGGACGAAGGCGCTCAGCTCATGTCCCGGCCGCGGGAGCCCGAGGAATTCGGCCCGCGCCCGGTGTACGAGGACGCGCGCCCGAAGCCGGCAGCGCCCGTCCCTCCCACCCCCCGGAGGTTCTGGCGCAGAAGGGGCGTACGCATAGGCGCGGTGGCGACCGTGCTGACGCTGGCGGGGCTGGCGATCCTGGCGCTGGTGTGGCTGGAGACGGGCACGCACGGCATGCTCGTGGGCAGCGGGCTGGCGCTGCTGCCGGTGCCGCTGCTGATCGCGGGCTTCCTGTGGCTGGACCGGGTGGCACCCGGCCCGTGGCGCTACCGCATCTTCGCGTTCGCCTGGGGCGCCTTCGCGGCGACGCTCGTCGCGATGCTGGCGAACACCTTCGCGGCCCGCTGGATAGCCACCGGCCTGCCCACGGCGTCGTCGCGCGAGGCGGACCTGTGGGGGATGGCGGTCGTGGCCCCGGTGGTGGAGGAGACGGCGAAGGCGGCGGCGATCCTGCTGCTGTTCCTCTTCCGCAGGCACTACTTCGCCGGCCTGGTCGACGGCCTGGTGCTGGCGGGGATCATCGGCACGGGCTTCGCCTTCACCGAGAACATCCTGTACCTGGGCCGGGCGTACGAGGAGAACCAGACCTTCGGCGACTCCGGCCCGCTGGCCACGGTGACCGTGACGTTCATCGCCCGCGTCGTCTTCTCCCCGTTCGCGCACCCGCTGTTCACGGCGATGGGCGGCATCGGCTTCGGCCTGGCGGCGATGACGCTCGCGAGCCAGCGCGTACGCCGCGTCCTCCTGCCGACAGCCGGCCTGCTGCTGGCCATCGCGCTGCACTCCCTGTGGAACGGCTCGGCGGTGATGAACGGCTTCGCCTTCCTCGGCGCGTACGCCTTCGTCATGGCGCCGGTCTTCGGCCTGGTGGTCTGGCTGTCGGTCTGGTCCCGCGGCGGCAAGCTCCGCACGATACGGGCCCAACTCCCCGCCTACACCCACGCCGGCTGGCTGGTCCCGGCAGAACCGGTGGCCCTCTCCTCCTTCCGCACCCGCAAACTGGCCCGCACGTTCGCCCGCCAGGCCCACGGCGAGGAGGCCCGCAGGGCGGTCGCGGACTACACGCGATCGGCGACGACCCTGGCCCTGCTCCGCGCCCAGGCAACCCGAGGTCATCCGCCAAAGGACTACGCAGAACGCGAACAAGCCCTACTGGCACGCATGTGGTCAACCAAGGCCGTAGCCCAACCAGCCCTCACCAGAGCCGCCTACACCACAACCCCACCCCACCCACCCCACTGGCCCATGCCGGGAGCCACTCGCGTCCCCGGCCACCCCCCACACGGCGGCAAACCAGTCCCCCCACCCCCCACACGCGGCTGA
- a CDS encoding DUF262 domain-containing protein codes for MDQSSPEHYPIADFIKWHAQKELELNPSFQRGPVWTDPAKSYLIDTILQGYPIPKVLMRTHIERSSHRIFREVVDGQQRLRTIIDFAADKFKLGARSKEFRGLNYSSLSHEMQDRFLAYKITAEQLINATDTDVLEVFARINSYTVPVNAAELRNATYDNEFSWSVQELSRKWTDLWDLGVLTKRDQVRMLGHSLVAEMYWILLNGVSDGGEPKIDRMYDRKRKEFIEKEEIEHQTNWVLDLMQGQVFPAVKGEPIVKRPQALMIFAALAHSRFGLEPGDVGDADMPARTENTLERLPLFVSNLTYLNEVLRSEEPPRELTSFYGHSKSSTQRIASRKDRFRVFCMALESSLES; via the coding sequence ATGGATCAGTCAAGCCCCGAACACTACCCGATCGCCGATTTCATCAAATGGCATGCGCAAAAGGAACTTGAGCTCAATCCCAGCTTCCAGCGGGGCCCGGTCTGGACCGATCCCGCCAAGAGCTATCTCATCGACACCATTCTGCAGGGGTATCCCATCCCCAAAGTCTTGATGCGCACACATATCGAGCGTAGCTCACACCGAATCTTCCGTGAGGTCGTTGACGGCCAACAGCGCCTCCGAACGATAATCGATTTCGCCGCCGACAAGTTCAAACTGGGCGCCAGGTCAAAGGAATTTCGAGGGCTCAACTACAGCAGCCTCTCCCATGAGATGCAGGACAGATTTCTCGCCTATAAGATCACGGCAGAGCAACTCATCAACGCGACCGACACGGACGTCCTTGAGGTTTTCGCTCGAATCAATAGCTACACGGTGCCAGTCAATGCTGCCGAGCTACGCAACGCAACGTACGACAATGAGTTCAGTTGGTCGGTGCAAGAGCTATCCAGAAAATGGACAGACCTTTGGGACCTAGGAGTCCTGACCAAGCGCGACCAAGTGCGCATGCTCGGCCACTCGCTGGTGGCGGAGATGTATTGGATCCTCCTCAACGGCGTCAGCGACGGTGGTGAGCCCAAGATCGATCGAATGTACGACCGCAAGCGTAAGGAATTTATAGAGAAGGAAGAGATCGAGCATCAGACAAATTGGGTTCTCGACCTCATGCAGGGCCAAGTGTTTCCTGCCGTTAAAGGGGAGCCCATTGTCAAGCGCCCTCAAGCACTTATGATCTTCGCAGCACTAGCCCATTCAAGATTCGGACTAGAGCCCGGGGACGTAGGGGACGCAGACATGCCAGCTCGCACAGAGAACACCCTGGAACGCCTGCCGCTCTTTGTCTCCAACTTGACCTACCTCAACGAAGTGCTGCGTAGCGAGGAGCCCCCGCGGGAGTTGACGAGCTTCTACGGACATTCGAAGTCTTCCACGCAGCGGATCGCCAGCAGGAAGGACCGCTTTCGGGTCTTCTGCATGGCGCTCGAATCTTCGCTGGAGTCATAG